A window of Chitinophagales bacterium contains these coding sequences:
- a CDS encoding SusC/RagA family TonB-linked outer membrane protein, producing MRKLLALVAAFVFISVNAFAQRTITGKVTDETGTPVSNASVLVKGTNTGTATKSDGTFSLQVPQNAATLVISSINMVPQEIAIGNQSTFNVTLALNASTLETVVVTVPYGTVKKTAFTGSENTITAGTIQKQQVTSVTRALEGLIPGLIATNGGGAPGTGASVLIRGVGSVNASSSPLYVLNGVPYDGSISAISTDDIESVTVLKDAAAAALYGSRAANGVIMITTKKGKKGKAATNVTFRQGFMNRGIPEYDRVGVQDYYELFWESYRNSYVAGGATPAAAGVSASNVLTGTSGLVYNAYNVPGNTLVDPTTGKLNPNAQLLWNESWEDALFRTASRTNANFSISGANDKTDYYVSAGFLNEDGIVRFSGYKRYNFRINVNTSATDWLTTGVNLDGAMSNRKDVPSGGTATTNPFYYTRQMGPIYPVYQHNLTTGAFVIDPATGKNMLDWGTPDQMGTRPYAGRSNLLGSLDLDDRSRDIFNGNMNTYAEIKFLQHFAFKATLGVNYFANNITSYQNNQYGDAAPTPGLSDGGRSTKTNDRQVSLTGNQVLTYTREFGKHNLRFLAGHENYKYIYSYVSANASGFTFPGQSELDNGTGPFSPASSATDNHRIESYFGNVNYDFDSKYLLSASYRTDGSSRFRDEVRWGDFYSVGIGWRLTQEKFLENVSWLNELKFKASYGEQGNENIGLFYPYVAYYYANGNGTYTPPSRPVNEELLWETNKTANIGFDFAMFDNRLQGTIEWFNKQSDNLLFDVPLPISTGYSSVWQNIGSMKNYGVDLQLGYTAIRSKNFNWRVDLNLTSFKNKITKLPPIQAKNGIVTGTKKLMEGRGIFDFWLREFAGVDASNGDALYYQDVLDANGKPTGQRTVTNIYNNATFYFFGSALPDVSGGLTNSFNYKNFDLSILLTFSYGGQFYDGNYAGIMHRGSPGTAWHSDILQRWQKPGDITNVPRLQNAVAGQDGVSTRFLFDGSYVNVKNITLSYTMPKALANRLHLGSAQIFANVDNAVLFTAKKGMDPQRAFNGTSDASYTPFRTISFGFNVNLQ from the coding sequence ATGAGGAAATTGCTCGCTCTTGTAGCAGCATTCGTATTTATTTCCGTAAATGCGTTTGCTCAGCGTACAATTACAGGTAAAGTGACCGATGAAACTGGCACGCCTGTATCAAACGCCTCTGTTTTGGTGAAAGGCACAAACACCGGAACAGCCACCAAATCTGACGGAACCTTTTCGCTTCAGGTTCCTCAAAATGCCGCCACGCTTGTTATTTCGTCCATTAACATGGTACCCCAGGAAATAGCAATTGGCAATCAATCCACGTTCAATGTGACATTAGCATTGAATGCTTCCACACTTGAAACTGTAGTAGTAACAGTTCCTTATGGAACGGTAAAGAAGACTGCCTTCACCGGATCTGAGAATACGATCACTGCAGGAACCATTCAAAAGCAACAGGTTACTTCTGTAACCCGTGCCTTGGAAGGGTTAATTCCCGGTTTGATCGCGACAAACGGAGGCGGTGCTCCTGGAACAGGGGCAAGTGTATTGATTCGCGGGGTAGGTTCAGTCAATGCATCGAGCTCTCCGCTTTATGTATTGAACGGAGTACCTTATGATGGATCCATTTCAGCAATTTCAACCGATGATATTGAATCGGTTACCGTATTGAAAGATGCTGCTGCTGCCGCTCTTTATGGGTCCCGCGCTGCCAATGGTGTAATCATGATCACCACAAAAAAAGGAAAGAAAGGAAAAGCCGCAACGAATGTAACATTCCGTCAGGGTTTTATGAATCGTGGTATCCCAGAGTACGATCGTGTAGGAGTTCAAGATTATTATGAATTATTTTGGGAATCTTATCGTAATTCCTATGTGGCTGGTGGCGCAACCCCGGCCGCTGCAGGAGTTTCAGCATCCAACGTCTTGACTGGAACAAGCGGTCTTGTTTATAATGCATACAATGTACCAGGAAATACCCTGGTTGATCCCACTACCGGCAAATTGAATCCCAATGCACAGTTATTGTGGAATGAGTCCTGGGAGGATGCTCTTTTCCGTACTGCTTCCAGAACCAATGCTAATTTCAGCATTTCGGGTGCTAACGACAAAACTGACTATTATGTATCTGCGGGTTTTCTCAACGAAGATGGGATTGTTCGTTTTTCCGGCTACAAGCGTTACAATTTCCGAATTAATGTAAATACATCCGCTACAGATTGGCTGACTACAGGTGTGAATCTGGATGGAGCTATGTCAAATAGAAAGGATGTACCAAGTGGTGGTACAGCTACTACAAACCCATTCTATTATACTCGTCAGATGGGTCCAATTTATCCAGTTTACCAACATAATCTTACAACTGGAGCCTTCGTTATAGATCCAGCAACAGGCAAAAATATGCTTGACTGGGGTACTCCCGACCAAATGGGCACACGTCCCTATGCTGGTCGTTCAAACCTGCTCGGCTCGCTTGATCTGGATGATCGCTCACGCGATATCTTTAACGGTAACATGAACACCTATGCCGAGATCAAGTTCTTGCAGCACTTTGCATTTAAGGCTACACTCGGTGTAAACTATTTTGCCAATAATATCACCTCATATCAGAACAACCAATATGGTGATGCGGCCCCAACTCCCGGTCTTAGCGACGGTGGTCGGTCAACTAAGACAAATGACCGCCAAGTATCGCTTACTGGTAACCAGGTATTGACTTATACGCGTGAATTTGGTAAACATAACCTTCGCTTCCTGGCTGGACACGAGAACTACAAGTACATTTATAGCTATGTTTCGGCCAACGCATCAGGTTTTACTTTCCCTGGTCAATCTGAATTGGATAATGGAACCGGACCTTTTAGTCCTGCCAGTTCTGCTACCGATAACCACCGAATTGAAAGTTATTTTGGTAACGTGAATTATGATTTTGATTCTAAATATCTGCTCTCCGCAAGCTACCGTACTGACGGTTCTTCACGCTTTCGCGATGAGGTTCGCTGGGGTGATTTTTACTCAGTAGGTATTGGTTGGCGTTTGACCCAGGAGAAATTTCTGGAAAATGTTAGCTGGCTTAACGAGTTGAAATTCAAAGCGAGCTATGGCGAACAAGGAAATGAAAACATTGGTCTATTTTATCCCTATGTTGCCTATTATTATGCAAATGGCAACGGGACTTATACTCCCCCATCTCGTCCTGTAAACGAAGAATTGTTATGGGAAACCAATAAAACCGCCAACATCGGATTTGATTTTGCCATGTTCGACAATCGTCTTCAAGGTACAATTGAATGGTTCAATAAGCAATCAGATAACCTGCTGTTTGATGTCCCTCTTCCGATCTCCACAGGATATTCTTCTGTTTGGCAGAACATTGGTAGTATGAAGAACTATGGTGTTGATCTTCAGTTAGGATACACGGCGATCCGTTCAAAAAATTTCAATTGGAGGGTAGATTTAAACCTCACTTCCTTTAAGAACAAGATTACCAAACTGCCTCCCATTCAGGCAAAGAATGGTATAGTAACCGGTACCAAGAAACTAATGGAAGGCCGCGGTATCTTCGACTTCTGGTTGCGTGAATTCGCTGGTGTTGATGCTTCTAATGGTGACGCACTTTATTATCAGGATGTGCTGGATGCCAATGGCAAACCCACAGGCCAAAGAACTGTTACCAATATTTATAACAACGCCACTTTCTATTTCTTTGGTTCCGCGCTGCCTGATGTCTCAGGTGGTTTGACCAACTCATTTAATTACAAGAATTTTGACCTGTCCATCTTGTTGACATTCTCATATGGTGGTCAATTCTATGATGGCAACTACGCTGGTATCATGCACCGTGGATCTCCTGGTACAGCATGGCATTCAGACATTCTTCAAAGATGGCAAAAACCAGGTGATATCACCAACGTTCCCCGCTTGCAAAATGCAGTAGCTGGTCAAGATGGTGTCTCTACCCGTTTCTTGTTTGATGGTTCGTATGTCAACGTGAAAAACATCACGCTGAGTTATACGATGCCTAAGGCCCTTGCCAACCGTCTGCATTTAGGAAGTGCTCAGATCTTTGCCAACGTTGACAATGCTGTACTGTTCACAGCTAAAAAAGGTATGGACCCCCAACGTGCATTTAATGGTACGTCGGACGCATCTTATACGCCTTTCCGCACAATCAGCTTTGGTTTCAACGTTAACCTTCAATAA
- a CDS encoding RagB/SusD family nutrient uptake outer membrane protein, whose translation MKFKHYIVSLGMLGGLMVLGTGCQKSNLNPIPTTSISDLSAFDSQARIEGQVRSIYATIKNAGMFGGRYQIFNDIRGGDFMNDRTNVVTGYDIWSYTPSNSSTNSVENHWGRAYYAINLANVFIDGMAAKGTSVVGDALSKNYLGEARFLRAMCYYSLLQFYARPYWDGAGSKPGVPLRLTGNTSSADYAAARNTVGEVYAQIIDDLNFAETNLPLNYTSATLNTTRAHRNTAIAMKTRVYLSMQQYANVITEANKIVTATAPFTATTGVAHALQANVTNVFKTPYTTTESILSMPFASNEAPGTQNQLGYYYLPAAVNGGNGEYSLLSTGIISNTGWLATDLRKTLVVTSGGKQYVSKYPGAAPFIDWAPVIRYAEVILNLAEARVRSTNTVDAQAIALLNAIRGRSDATTVFTAGSFADATALADAIMTERRIELLGEGFAGSDLTRLGQPLPAKPGVNSIPASGQQYIWPIPSSELLLNPLMTDN comes from the coding sequence ATGAAATTCAAACACTATATAGTTTCATTGGGAATGCTTGGAGGCCTGATGGTCCTGGGCACCGGTTGCCAGAAGAGCAACCTCAATCCCATTCCAACCACTTCGATCTCCGATCTTTCGGCTTTTGATTCACAAGCCCGTATTGAAGGTCAGGTGCGTTCGATCTATGCCACCATCAAAAATGCCGGTATGTTCGGTGGTCGTTACCAGATATTCAACGATATCCGCGGTGGCGATTTCATGAATGACCGTACGAATGTGGTGACCGGATATGATATCTGGAGCTACACGCCAAGCAATAGTTCCACCAACAGTGTGGAGAATCATTGGGGTCGCGCTTATTATGCCATCAACCTCGCGAATGTGTTCATTGATGGTATGGCGGCAAAAGGTACCAGCGTTGTGGGTGATGCATTGTCCAAGAATTATCTTGGAGAGGCCCGGTTCCTGCGTGCCATGTGCTACTACTCCCTGTTGCAATTCTATGCCCGTCCTTACTGGGATGGCGCCGGAAGCAAACCGGGTGTTCCTCTTCGTCTCACAGGCAATACGAGTTCGGCTGACTATGCCGCTGCCCGTAATACCGTAGGTGAGGTATATGCGCAGATCATCGATGATTTGAACTTTGCCGAAACAAACCTGCCGCTGAACTATACATCAGCCACCCTGAATACCACGCGCGCTCATCGCAATACTGCCATTGCCATGAAAACCCGTGTGTACCTCAGCATGCAGCAGTATGCCAATGTGATCACTGAAGCCAACAAGATTGTGACCGCAACGGCTCCATTCACTGCCACTACGGGTGTTGCCCATGCCCTGCAGGCCAATGTGACCAATGTATTCAAAACACCCTATACTACCACAGAGTCCATTCTGTCCATGCCTTTTGCTTCCAATGAAGCTCCTGGCACACAGAACCAGTTGGGTTATTATTACCTGCCCGCTGCGGTAAATGGTGGTAATGGCGAATATTCCCTGCTTTCTACCGGTATCATTTCCAACACGGGTTGGTTGGCTACCGATTTGAGAAAGACATTGGTCGTCACCTCCGGAGGTAAACAATATGTTTCCAAATATCCCGGTGCCGCTCCGTTTATTGACTGGGCTCCCGTGATCCGCTATGCCGAGGTCATCCTCAACCTGGCCGAAGCCCGCGTGCGTTCTACCAATACCGTAGATGCCCAGGCCATTGCCCTGTTGAATGCCATCCGCGGCCGCTCCGATGCTACCACTGTGTTTACAGCTGGCAGCTTCGCCGATGCTACCGCTCTCGCCGATGCGATCATGACCGAAAGAAGGATCGAATTGCTCGGTGAAGGCTTTGCCGGCTCTGACCTGACCCGCCTGGGACAGCCACTGCCTGCCAAACCCGGTGTGAACTCCATCCCGGCCAGCGGACAACAATATATTTGGCCCATACCGTCTAGTGAGCTGTTACTCAACCCGCTGATGACGGATAACTAA
- a CDS encoding TonB-dependent receptor, which produces MRKLLLLTLFQALLVVGAWAQKTVTGKVTDNTGTPVANVSVQVKGSRTGTMTDANGSFAIAISAEAKTLVFSAVDFTTVEEAVGGRTVINVSLAPQEKVLQDVIVVGYGTQRKKEVTGSIATVKGADLANKPVQSFEQALGGRAAGVQVTIPSGVLNAPPVLRIRGTNSISLSSYPLIVLDGVPMYSGDFSGTSAAGNILASINPNDIESVDIAKDAAASAIYGSRAANGVLFITTKKGKSGKAKVTLDSWVGFTNVFGLPELLDAFQYTDHKNSALVNAGTFNATTNTFALTNGPDGNPINTKWYDYVYRRGVQHSNTVSVSGANDNTNYYFSAGYTDQEGIIKRNDYKRISLTMNVDQKVNKAISLGGKIQYSNEQNLAAVSSGSLGDAFSTAGLGRVVLVTAPNISPYNNDGTYNYSGALIGVMGNKQGQVGFNNPVIQLDNNRNNAEINHIIANAYLQVKPLKFLTLRSVFGIDYVLVDNEVYFSPISGEGFSSNGSASSWFNKNKRWVWTNTAQFDQTFAEKHNVSVLAGIEQQKSDFVGYGLNRINVSDPAFTNIQGGWATPNTSGLGIGENYLYSEFGRVQYNYDRKYFVTANLRRDGASQLGANSKYGTFWGVSAGWEIANENFWSSAGLDKVFSSFKIRGSHGRVGNISGLGNFASLSTFGSGLYGGNATVVFNQAGNSNLGWETSTKTDIGINFGFLNDRITSEITYYKNNIDGLLLFVPQPPSAGLPSALPDNVGTMYNKGVEFMISATPFAKKDFSWTTSFNITYNKNEVTSLALGLDQILSATGGLENPSITKPGFPIGMLFITRTNGVDPATGRRIFINKNGQDVYFQHVAPSGQNRFSFADGSLAPTVSAADAAPYKNTNPKYVGGFDNTVRYKNFEMNFLFTYQLGFYIYYGTQAGLRDQRFWNNETAILRKWTKPGDITDIPKAVFGDNISNGSAFPLDVNVFKGDFVKLRSLSLGYNIPKNIVDKAKMSSARFYVSGNNLLIFTKYPGPDPEVSSNGNGTTNQGIDRNTVGNARTITVGLNIGF; this is translated from the coding sequence ATGAGGAAACTACTCCTGCTTACCCTGTTCCAGGCCTTATTGGTCGTTGGCGCATGGGCTCAAAAGACTGTTACCGGAAAGGTGACAGACAACACGGGGACACCCGTGGCGAATGTTTCAGTACAGGTTAAAGGCTCCCGGACAGGTACGATGACCGATGCGAATGGCTCTTTCGCTATCGCCATCTCTGCCGAGGCAAAAACTTTGGTCTTCTCAGCCGTGGATTTCACGACGGTGGAAGAAGCTGTTGGCGGTCGTACCGTCATCAATGTTTCTCTTGCTCCGCAAGAAAAAGTATTACAAGATGTGATCGTGGTGGGTTATGGTACCCAGCGCAAAAAGGAAGTGACTGGTTCCATTGCTACCGTTAAAGGCGCTGACCTGGCCAACAAACCCGTTCAGAGTTTTGAACAGGCTCTTGGTGGTCGTGCCGCCGGTGTTCAGGTAACCATCCCAAGTGGTGTATTGAACGCGCCTCCGGTACTGCGTATCCGTGGTACGAACTCGATCTCGCTGAGTTCCTATCCGCTGATCGTATTAGATGGGGTACCCATGTATAGTGGTGATTTCTCAGGTACCAGTGCGGCAGGTAATATCCTGGCGAGCATTAACCCCAATGATATCGAAAGCGTTGACATCGCTAAAGATGCCGCCGCCTCTGCCATCTACGGTAGCCGCGCTGCCAACGGGGTATTGTTCATCACAACCAAAAAAGGTAAATCAGGCAAAGCCAAAGTAACCCTCGACAGCTGGGTAGGTTTCACTAATGTATTCGGGCTTCCTGAACTGCTGGATGCCTTCCAATACACAGACCACAAAAATTCAGCCCTGGTAAATGCAGGTACTTTCAATGCCACCACCAACACGTTTGCCCTGACCAATGGCCCTGATGGAAATCCCATCAATACCAAGTGGTATGACTATGTTTACCGCCGTGGTGTACAGCACAGCAATACAGTAAGTGTATCCGGTGCAAATGATAATACCAACTATTACTTCTCGGCCGGTTATACCGATCAGGAAGGTATCATCAAGCGCAATGATTACAAGCGTATCTCCCTGACCATGAACGTGGACCAGAAGGTAAACAAAGCCATCAGCCTGGGTGGAAAAATCCAGTACTCCAATGAACAGAATCTGGCTGCTGTGAGCTCCGGTTCCCTGGGTGATGCGTTTTCTACCGCAGGTCTGGGTCGTGTAGTACTGGTTACTGCCCCCAATATTTCTCCATATAATAACGATGGCACCTACAACTATTCCGGTGCCCTGATCGGTGTAATGGGTAATAAACAAGGTCAGGTGGGTTTCAATAACCCGGTAATCCAATTGGATAACAACCGTAACAATGCCGAGATCAACCACATCATTGCAAACGCCTATTTGCAGGTCAAACCCCTGAAATTCCTGACCCTTCGTTCAGTATTCGGAATTGACTATGTATTGGTGGACAATGAAGTTTATTTCAGCCCCATCTCCGGTGAAGGTTTCTCCTCCAATGGTTCGGCCAGCAGCTGGTTCAATAAGAACAAGCGTTGGGTTTGGACCAATACCGCCCAGTTTGATCAAACCTTTGCTGAAAAGCATAATGTAAGTGTACTCGCAGGTATTGAGCAACAGAAATCAGATTTCGTTGGGTATGGTTTGAACCGTATCAATGTATCCGATCCCGCCTTTACCAATATTCAGGGTGGATGGGCTACGCCTAACACCTCTGGTCTTGGTATTGGTGAGAACTATCTTTACTCTGAGTTTGGCCGGGTACAATATAACTACGACAGAAAATATTTTGTGACAGCCAACCTGCGTCGTGATGGTGCCTCTCAACTGGGTGCCAACAGCAAGTATGGTACCTTCTGGGGTGTTTCTGCCGGATGGGAAATTGCCAATGAGAATTTCTGGTCTTCTGCCGGTTTGGACAAAGTATTCAGCAGCTTCAAAATCCGTGGAAGCCATGGCCGTGTGGGTAATATCAGTGGCCTGGGCAACTTCGCCTCGCTTTCTACCTTTGGCTCCGGATTGTATGGAGGAAATGCCACCGTGGTATTTAACCAGGCTGGTAACTCCAACCTCGGATGGGAAACCAGTACCAAGACCGATATCGGTATCAACTTTGGTTTCCTGAATGACCGTATTACATCGGAGATCACTTATTATAAAAATAATATTGACGGACTGCTTCTTTTTGTACCCCAGCCTCCTTCTGCCGGATTGCCTTCTGCGCTCCCAGACAACGTAGGTACCATGTACAACAAGGGTGTTGAATTCATGATCAGCGCTACGCCTTTCGCCAAGAAAGATTTCAGCTGGACCACTTCCTTCAACATTACCTATAATAAAAATGAAGTGACTTCGCTCGCGCTTGGTCTGGATCAGATTCTTTCTGCCACCGGTGGTTTGGAGAACCCCAGCATCACAAAACCTGGTTTCCCCATCGGTATGCTGTTCATTACCCGCACCAACGGTGTAGATCCAGCTACCGGAAGAAGGATCTTTATTAATAAGAACGGACAGGATGTATACTTCCAGCACGTAGCCCCCAGTGGTCAGAACCGTTTCTCTTTTGCCGATGGTTCACTGGCGCCAACTGTAAGTGCGGCTGATGCAGCTCCTTATAAGAACACGAACCCCAAATACGTGGGTGGTTTCGACAATACTGTTCGGTATAAGAATTTTGAAATGAACTTCCTGTTCACTTACCAACTTGGTTTCTATATTTACTATGGTACACAAGCAGGTCTGCGTGACCAACGTTTCTGGAACAATGAAACAGCGATCCTGCGCAAATGGACCAAGCCCGGTGACATCACCGATATCCCCAAAGCGGTATTTGGCGATAATATCTCCAATGGTTCTGCTTTCCCGCTGGATGTTAACGTGTTTAAAGGTGACTTCGTGAAACTGCGTTCTTTGAGCCTGGGATATAATATTCCTAAGAATATTGTGGATAAAGCCAAAATGAGCTCGGCCCGTTTCTATGTAAGTGGAAACAACCTGCTCATCTTCACCAAATATCCCGGTCCCGATCCTGAGGTTTCCTCCAACGGTAATGGTACCACCAACCAGGGTATTGACCGTAACACCGTAGGTAATGCCCGTACAATCACTGTTGGTTTAAACATTGGATTCTAA
- a CDS encoding MMPL family transporter, with amino-acid sequence MWRKLGQFIVKHRLPLLILLAILTAGMGYLANKVELSYEFARAIPTDNPKYKAYQEFRKKFGEDGNLLVIGFQTDSLSNASFWNDFTSTSKTVRRIPGVEDILSVATAVNLVKSTEDERLLSIPLFRDTLLSQQEIDSSFTLLGTLPFYKGFLYNAESSSWLMGIRINKQVLASKKREKVVNDITRIMGDFGKRHQIEIHQSGLPHIRTILAVRIANEMKWFLIASFVLSALILLLFFRSLSAMWLSLSVVVIGVIWSLGVMQLFGYRISLLTALIPPLVVVIGIPNCIYFLNKFHTSYNETGDKKQALVLMVEKMGIVTLFCNLTAAIGFAVFALTKSEVLREFGVVAGINIMLLFFISLILIPAVLSYLPSPKSRHTKYLDNPRLNRWLDRLERWSLNHRKLIYIYSTLIVIVSVAGMFRLKSEGFIVDDIPKTDKIYTDLKFFETNFRGIMPLEIILDTRQKNGLRRNALQTFKNIDSLSQFIAARPEMARPLSIVEGMKFAKQAFFDGDSAYYSVPDEYVMPALNQYFSVRPSENGGTANSFSRIVASFMDSTRQEARISVNMADVGSHRLPEILDSIQQRANQLFDTSKYSVRLTGTSVTFQEGNRFIINGLKESIGWAFALIAVCMLYLFRSVRILACSLIPNIIPLVITAGVMGWVGIRLKPSTVLIFSVALGIAIDVTIRFLINFKQELPRQQYNMQQTVIETIHSTGISIIYTSLVLIAGFVIFCFSGFGGTQSLGWLTSLTLVTATITNLVLLPAVLISLVRFRKK; translated from the coding sequence ATGTGGCGTAAACTCGGTCAATTCATTGTTAAACATCGCTTGCCTCTCCTGATCCTTCTGGCCATATTGACCGCAGGCATGGGCTATCTGGCAAATAAAGTGGAATTGAGCTATGAATTCGCGCGGGCCATTCCTACTGACAACCCCAAATACAAAGCATACCAGGAGTTTCGTAAAAAATTTGGCGAGGATGGCAATTTGCTGGTGATCGGATTTCAAACTGACAGTTTATCCAATGCCTCCTTCTGGAATGATTTTACATCCACCTCAAAAACAGTCCGCCGCATTCCCGGGGTAGAGGATATACTTTCTGTGGCCACGGCCGTCAATCTCGTCAAATCAACCGAAGACGAAAGGCTTCTTTCCATTCCATTATTCAGGGACACATTGCTTTCTCAGCAGGAGATCGACAGCAGTTTTACCTTATTAGGAACCTTGCCTTTTTATAAAGGTTTTCTGTACAATGCCGAATCCAGTTCCTGGTTGATGGGAATACGGATCAATAAGCAGGTATTGGCTTCCAAGAAAAGGGAAAAGGTGGTCAATGATATCACCCGCATTATGGGTGATTTTGGAAAAAGACATCAGATAGAGATCCATCAAAGCGGTTTGCCCCATATACGCACCATCCTGGCTGTGCGTATTGCCAACGAGATGAAATGGTTTTTGATCGCCTCCTTTGTTTTGTCGGCATTGATCCTCCTGTTATTCTTCCGCTCCTTATCCGCCATGTGGCTTTCCCTTTCCGTGGTCGTTATTGGTGTTATCTGGAGCCTGGGAGTCATGCAACTGTTTGGTTATAGAATTTCGTTGCTAACAGCGCTGATCCCTCCTCTGGTGGTGGTGATCGGGATACCCAACTGCATCTACTTTCTCAATAAATTTCATACGTCGTATAATGAAACCGGTGACAAAAAGCAGGCCTTGGTGTTGATGGTGGAGAAAATGGGAATCGTCACTTTATTTTGTAACCTGACTGCAGCGATCGGTTTTGCCGTATTTGCCCTCACCAAAAGTGAAGTATTGCGTGAGTTTGGTGTAGTGGCCGGTATCAATATCATGTTGCTGTTTTTTATCTCATTAATATTGATCCCTGCCGTATTAAGTTATTTGCCTTCACCCAAATCCAGACACACCAAGTACCTGGACAATCCCCGGCTCAACCGCTGGCTGGATCGCCTGGAAAGATGGTCGCTCAACCACCGAAAACTCATCTATATCTATTCAACGCTGATCGTGATCGTTTCGGTGGCAGGTATGTTCCGGTTAAAAAGCGAAGGGTTTATTGTGGATGATATTCCCAAAACCGATAAGATCTATACTGACCTCAAGTTCTTTGAGACCAATTTCCGGGGGATCATGCCGCTGGAGATCATTTTGGATACGAGACAAAAGAATGGCTTGCGCAGAAATGCCTTGCAAACCTTTAAGAATATTGATTCCCTTTCCCAATTCATCGCTGCCCGTCCGGAAATGGCACGCCCTTTATCCATTGTGGAAGGAATGAAATTTGCCAAACAAGCCTTTTTTGACGGAGACAGTGCCTATTATTCCGTTCCGGATGAGTATGTGATGCCGGCTTTGAATCAATATTTCAGTGTACGCCCGTCAGAGAACGGAGGAACTGCCAATTCCTTTTCACGGATCGTGGCTTCCTTTATGGATAGTACCCGGCAGGAAGCGCGTATCAGCGTAAATATGGCCGATGTGGGAAGTCATCGGTTACCGGAGATCCTGGATTCCATTCAGCAACGGGCCAATCAGCTTTTTGACACCAGCAAGTACTCGGTACGGCTTACCGGTACGTCCGTCACCTTCCAGGAAGGAAACCGCTTTATCATCAATGGCCTCAAAGAAAGTATCGGCTGGGCATTTGCGCTTATCGCCGTTTGTATGTTGTACCTGTTTCGCTCGGTCCGCATCCTGGCTTGTTCATTGATCCCGAATATCATTCCGCTGGTCATTACCGCCGGGGTAATGGGTTGGGTAGGAATCCGGCTGAAACCCTCTACCGTCCTGATCTTTAGTGTGGCCCTGGGTATCGCGATCGATGTAACCATCCGGTTCCTGATCAATTTTAAACAGGAACTTCCCCGACAGCAATACAACATGCAACAAACTGTGATTGAAACCATTCACAGCACAGGAATAAGCATTATTTACACCTCCCTGGTATTGATTGCCGGCTTTGTCATATTCTGCTTTAGTGGCTTTGGCGGAACCCAGTCACTCGGCTGGCTTACCTCCCTCACCCTGGTCACCGCAACAATCACCAATCTGGTATTGTTACCGGCCGTCCTCATTTCCCTGGTCCGTTTTCGCAAGAAATAA
- the recO gene encoding DNA repair protein RecO produces the protein MTHATKGIVLRAVKYGETSLIVLVFTELFGIQSYIVNGVRTAKKGSAGANCFMPGAILDLVVYHQESKNIQRIKEYRWHRIYQHLFSDIPRHAVSQFMVELMTKCLKQPEANADLFHFCEDALLHLDESTDPVMANFSLYFALNFATFFGFRIDDRQSSLNSILDLQEGCFVDERPGHPYFMEGEQARVCGELLHVMQPGELEGIRLNRDFRRQLLFSLENYYALHVQDFGVMKTLAVLREVL, from the coding sequence ATGACACACGCCACCAAAGGAATCGTATTGAGGGCCGTTAAATACGGGGAGACCAGTCTGATCGTGCTGGTCTTTACTGAGCTGTTTGGCATACAATCCTATATCGTGAATGGTGTGCGCACGGCAAAAAAGGGTAGTGCAGGGGCCAACTGTTTTATGCCCGGCGCGATACTTGATCTCGTCGTATATCACCAGGAATCAAAAAATATTCAACGGATCAAAGAATATCGTTGGCACCGGATCTACCAACATTTATTTTCCGATATACCTCGTCATGCTGTTTCTCAGTTCATGGTCGAGCTAATGACCAAATGCCTGAAACAACCCGAGGCCAATGCCGATCTGTTTCATTTTTGTGAGGATGCGCTGTTGCATCTGGACGAAAGTACTGATCCGGTGATGGCCAATTTCTCCCTCTATTTCGCCTTGAATTTCGCCACCTTCTTTGGCTTTCGCATTGATGACCGCCAATCCTCGCTGAATTCAATCCTCGATTTGCAGGAAGGTTGTTTTGTCGATGAAAGACCAGGCCACCCTTATTTCATGGAAGGCGAACAGGCCAGGGTATGCGGGGAATTGTTACACGTGATGCAGCCGGGTGAACTGGAAGGAATACGTCTTAACCGCGATTTCAGGAGACAGTTGTTGTTTTCGCTCGAGAATTATTATGCCTTGCATGTACAGGATTTTGGGGTGATGAAGACACTGGCGGTGTTGAGGGAGGTGCTTTGA